In Musa acuminata AAA Group cultivar baxijiao chromosome BXJ2-8, Cavendish_Baxijiao_AAA, whole genome shotgun sequence, one genomic interval encodes:
- the LOC135619946 gene encoding uncharacterized protein LOC135619946, which yields MAEDDGRSESSNYTSEDEGTEDYRRGGYHAVRVGDSFKQGAYVVQAKLGWGHFSTVWLAWDTVHSRYVALKVQKSAQHYTEAAMDEIKILKQIAEGDPDDTRCVVKLLDHFKHSGPNGHHVCMVFEFLGDNLLTLIKYTDYRGIPLSKVKEICRCVLIGLDYLHRDLSIIHTDLKPENILLMSSIDPAKNPCLSGLPLILPTIKSQELAPMSPARSNGDLTRNQKKKIRRKAKRAAAAASGTAEATTGDPDDLEDKGDSRGVNDGRGGGGETQNGAAQGHKRGSKATRKRLAMEADLRCKIVDFGNACWTYKQFTSDIQTRQYRCPEVIIGSKYSTSADMWSFACICFELATGDVLFDPHSGDNFDRDEDHLALMMELLGMMPRKIALGGRYSREIFNRHGDLRHIRRLKFWSLNKVLMEKYEFSEQDANDMADFLIPILDFVPEKRPTAAQLLQHPWIDAGPRIREPSLPQSNQTQSSMDGASEKQRKEKDEREAMAVGLGNIAIDESSKSVKDPRPNSKPTNANVMASR from the exons ATGGCAGAGGACGACGGGCGGAGCGAGAGCAGCAACTACACGTCGGAGGATGAGGGCACCGAGGATTACCGGCGCGGCGGGTACCACGCGGTCCGCGTCGGGGATTCCTTCAAGCAGGGCGCCTACGTCGTCCAGGCCAAGCTTGGCTGGGGTCACTTCTCCACCGTATGGCTCGCATGGGATACCGTCCACTCC CGGTATGTGGCGTTGAAGGTGCAGAAGAGTGCGCAGCACTATACAGAGGCTGCAATGGATGAGATAAAGATCTTGAAGCAGATTGCAGAAGGGGACCCTGATGACACCCGGTGTGTGGTAAAATTACTTGATCATTTCAAGCATTCAGGACCCAATGGGCACCATGTTTGTATGGTCTTTGAGTTCCTTGGAGATAACCTGCTCACCCTTATCAAGTACACTGACTATCGAGGGATACCGCTCTCCAAGGTCAAGGAGATCTGCCGTTGTGTCCTCATTGGACTTGACTATCTCCACCGAGATCTTTCTATCATCCACACTGATCTCAAGCCAGAAAATATCCTCCTCATGTCTAGCATTGACCCGGCCAAAAATCCATGTCTCTCTGGTTTGCCTCTCATCCTCCCCACCATCAAGTCCCAAGAGTTGGCACCCATGTCTCCAGCTCGGTCCAATGGGGATCTCACACGAAACCAGAAGAAAAAGATCCGGAGGAAGGCAAAACGTGCAGCAGCTGCTGCATCTGGAACTGCAGAAGCCACCACCGGGGATCCTGATGACTTAGAGGATAAGGGGGATTCTAGAGGGGTCAATGATGggcgtggtggtggtggtgaaacACAAAATGGAGCAGCACAGGGCCATAAAAGAGGGAGCAAGGCGACAAGGAAGCGACTAGCAATGGAGGCGGACCTTAGGTGCAAGATTGTAGACTTTGGAAATGCATGTTGGACATATAAGCAGTTCACAAGTGATATCCAGACAAGGCAGTACCGGTGTCCGGAGGTGATTATTGGGTCTAAATATTCTACGTCTGCCGATATGTGGTCATTTGCCTGTATTTGCTTTGAGCTTGCCACAGGAGATGTGCTATTTGATCCGCATAGTGGTGATAATTTTGATCGTGATGAG GACCACTTGGCGTTGATGATGGAGCTTCTTGGGATGATGCCCCGCAAG ATTGCCTTGGGTGGTCGATACTCTCGTGAAATTTTCAACAGGCATGGTGATTTGAGGCACATCCGCCGCTTGAAGTTTTGGTCCCTCAACAAAGTGCTCATGGAGAAGTATGAATTCAGCGAGCAAGATGCCAATGACATGGCTGATTTTCTTATTCCCATACTAGATTTTGTTCCTGAGAAACGTCCCACAGCTGCCCAATTGCTTCAACACCCATGGATTGATGCAGGGCCTCGAATACGTGAACCAAGTTTGCCTCAATCAAATCAAACCCAATCGTCGATGGATGGTGCTTCAGAGAAGCAAAGAAAGGAGAAAGATGAAAGGGAAGCAATGGCGGTAGGACTGGGGAATATTGCAATTGATGAATCTTCAAAATCAGTAAAAGACCCTCGACCTAATAGTAAACCAACCAATGCAAATGTTATGGCTTCAAGGTAG